A single genomic interval of Perca fluviatilis chromosome 19, GENO_Pfluv_1.0, whole genome shotgun sequence harbors:
- the washc2c gene encoding WASH complex subunit 2 isoform X2 has protein sequence MSGLPEGIANGPSTSEQIWERPWTLEEMRQSSANWSLAADSGLFLFLQDFSQRMLSKTHDIEKQLDSLIRDTKATDSCLHSVFNDFLMLSNTQFIENRVYDEEVEDTIPKADTLEKRPEQEKTREQKEAEMIPKMQEAVNHGLKVLESAFEHLDIKAGNSDSEDEEVTDRVEAILEPKDLYVDRPLPYLIGSHAFMEHEDVGLGDLSSDEMSVDSDRDSVIESEDGKEAIHSDEDFNQEEDEGHNNIRKKSSMLSYEEEEDDEEEEDDDSDIFRESDRDDDDDDTKNTGPSSFADELAARIKGEPLNKPEGDRASLTSKKKSKSRKEPKPSKPQAEEDRDDMFKPPKMDDDDFSPFGGKGGLFSGGRGLFDDDDEGDLFSDAPKPPVSKEKRVLKESINSPAQTAESDRPGKKIPAGAISIFPDNSLFTSGNDSGSVESKENGTAAPNTNAASKQVPTGASLGGGVGGLFDDEDEDDDFFSGKSLKKSDSAGQEKPKKAIDLFDEDYEDGDIFSEKFSVPTPAQSKKEVLEEQVKQPEKRMPAGAISMFGPGTQSLLSEGLKKRQPSTSEESEKSEENGPAPDATKAAVKQTQKPQTRGLFSDDEDTQGSPAIPKSQSKPEPTSQGKTSKAPLSLFDDEEEEDLFASAAKSKAKPNQAKASTPQPSLSKAVSSSLFSDDEDQWLGSKSSAGRSEVKTGGMKPSASAPSSLPSAKLSHKSSLFDNDDDVDDLFAPTTQSSQKKSQRVALLFEDEGDDDEDKGSLFGIKPANNINTAAPAVKKPAVASQSSSLLEKSEEVVVSRTAAEDEPSEQEKPAAKSPEVLQSATPTQISAGKKKPAGAVDLFGGINVLASKQTKSPLDEVDNDDSFLSEDSPPPSVKKKEEKKEEKVKTNAVSLFDDEEEDDSDWNEPIFTPSKPTASNTLKPTEERPQAKSTGVFQDEELLFSQKQQKDNDPDVDLFATSEKAASSKLSSVKPAAQSLFADEDEEDLFSSIKTKAPPPKVAEKPRTPNDSAPLASPESLSEIQKPAPSPVKPKDSSSRIGKLQANLMINPAALLPGAVPSTQGAVSVLPGMVFSSSSGVSSSSMSPSPATTPVEAQTDCERGVSFDAPVQATTLQSAHKSRAKGSVQRRPQSRAARQQAAQRALKDKEETVGGDVPGPNPSLSGLALPPPDRSSQTRASPTLPNSAAPAALPASLPQSSLSEISPRPSVLTLPVSTNAGKKESSKDSSNTKVLPSSHEDDLFGSAGLFGATSVPNTSSTRQTTKTTQPHASSGVGLKKDKDKSTPPSIFDANTDDLFQKVKPRSTTKKAMASSFLEEDEDDDDIFRVSNSSTPISPSSKEIKNSSSFSKQGIFEDEVATVPKVHKKHKEKTLDASLFDDNIDIFADLTDTLKPKQRSKTKGETKSIFDDDMDDIFSPSTVKPVTKAAHKSKKTPLSQETNTAADSSDIFDDPLNALSGK, from the exons ATGAGCGGGTTGCCGGAGGGAATAGCAAATGGCCCAAGCACGAGTGAACAGATTTGGGAGAGACCCTGGACTCTTGAAGAGATGCGGCAGAGCAGTGCCAACTGGTCCTTGGCAGCCGACTCAGGG CTCTTCCTGTTCCTCCAAGACTTCTCCCAGAGAATGCTGTCAAAGACGCATGATATTGAAAAGCAGTTGGACAGTCTGATCCGTGACACCAAGGCCACAGATAGCTGCTTGCACTCTGTTTTCAACGACTTTCTCATGCTTTCCAATACACAGTTTATAGAAAAT AGAGTGTATGATGAAGAGGTAGAAGACACTATTCCCAAGGCTGATACTTTGGAGAAGCGGCCTGAGCAG GAGAAGACGCGAGAGCAGAAGGAGGCTGAGATGATTCCTAAGATGCAGGAAGCTGTAAACCATGGTCTGAAAGTGCTGGAGTCAGCATTCGAGCATCTGGACATCAAAGCTGGAAACTCTGATTCAGAGGATGAGGAGGTCACAGACCGAGTGGAGGCCATCCTGGAGCCCAAG gaTCTTTATGTGGACAGGCCACTTCCATATCTGATTGGTTCCCACGCCTTCATGGAACATGAGGACGTTGGACTTGGTGACCTCTCAAGTGATG aaatGTCAGTTGACAGTGACAGAGACAGTGTTATTGAGAGCGAAGATGGCAAAGAAGCAATT CATTCAGATGAGGACTTCAATCAAGAGGAAGATGAAGGTCACAATAATATTAGAAAG AAGTCATCCATGTTAAGttatgaggaggaggaggatgatgaagaggaggaggatgacgaTTCTGACATATTCAGAGAATCAGACAgggatgatgatgacgatgacaCAAAG AACACCGGCCCATCGTCTTTTGCTGATGAGCTGGCAGCGCGAATCAAAGGTGAACCACTTAACAAACCGGAAGGAGATCGTGCAT CATTGACATCTAAGAAGAAAAGTAAAAGCAGGAAAGAACCAAAGCCTTCAAAGCCACAGG CTGAAGAGGACCGAGATGATATGTTTAAGCCACCGAAGATGGATGATGACGACTTTTCCCCATTTGGAGGGAAAGGAGGCCTCTTCAGTGGAGGGAGAGGCCTGTTTGACGATGATGACGAG GGTGATCTTTTCTCCGATGCACCAAAACCTCCTGTGTCCAAAGAGAAAAGGGTGCTGAAGGAAAGCATAAATAGCCCAGCTCAAACTGCAG AATCTGACAGACCTGGAAAGAAGATTCCAGCAGGTGCCATTTCAATTTTCCCAG ATAACAGCCTCTTCACTTCAGGGAATGACTCTGGTTCAGTGGAGAGCAAGGAGAATGGGACTGCAGCTCCTAATACCAATGCTGCCTCCAAACAAGTTCCTACAGGAGCTAGTCTTGGTGGAGGAGTAGGTGGACTGtttgatgatgaggatgaggatgatgacTTTTTCAGTGGTAAAAGCCTGAAAAAGTCTGACTCTG ctggaCAGGAGAAACCCAAGAAAGCTATTGACCTTTTCGACGAAGACTATGAGGATGGGGATATTTTCAGTGAGAAGTTCAGTGTGCCAACTCCAGCCCAGAGTAAGAAGGAGGTATTGGAAGAGCAGGTTAAACAACCTGAGAAAAGG ATGCCGGCAGGGGCCATCTCCATGTTTGGACCCGGGACTCAAAGCTTGCTCAGTGAGGGCCTGAAAAAACGTCAGCCGTCTACCAGCGAGGAGTCTGAGAAATCAGAGGAG AATGGGCCGGCTCCGGATGCTACGAAGGCTGCTGTCAAGCAGACTCAGAAACCCCAGACCAGAGGCCTCTTCTCGGATGATGAAGACACCCAG GGTTCTCCAGCCATCCCTAAGAGCCAGTCTAAGCCTGAACCTACGAGCCAGGGCAAAACCAGCAAGGCCCCTTTGTCATTATTTGATGATGAGGAAGAAGAG GATCTGTTTGCATCTGCAGCTAAATCTAAAGCGAAACCTAATCAAGCCAAAGCCTCTACACCGCAACCCAGTCTGTCCAAGGCTGTGTCCAGCTCCCTCTTCAGTGATGATGAG GACCAGTGGTTGGGTTCTAAAAGTAGTGCGGGGAGATCAGAGGTCAAGACAGGAGGGATGAAGCCCAGTGCCAGTGCCCCCTCCAGTCTCCCCAGTGCCAAACTGTCTCACAAAAGCAGCCTCTTTGACAATGATGACGATGTGGATGACCTGTTTGCTCCAACAACACAGTCAAG TCAAAAGAAGTCTCAGAGAGTTGCTCTCTTGTTTGAAGATGagggtgatgatgatgaagataaaGGATCCCTCTTCGGCATCAAACCTGCTAACAACATAAACACTGCAGCCCCAGCTGTTAAA AAAcctgctgtggcctctcagtcATCGTCCCTGTTAGAGAAATCAGAGGAGGTTGTAGTTTCTAGGACAGCAGCAGAGGACGAGCCTTCAGAGCAGGAGAAGCCAGCAGCAAAGAGCCCTGAGGTGCTCCAGTCGGCGACCCCAACACAGATCAGCGCAGGTAAAAAGAAGCCTGCCGGAGCGGTCGATCTTTTTGGAGGCATCAACGTTCTTGCCAGCAAGCAGACAAAGAGCCCGTTGGATGAAGTTGACAATGACGACAGCTTCCTCTCTGAGGACAGCCCACCACCAAGTGtcaagaagaaggaggagaagaaggaagagaaagtCAAAACAAACGCTGTTAGTCTATTTGATGACGAGGAGGAAGATGATTCTGATTGGAATGAGCCGATATTCACACCCAGTAAACCCACAGCGAGTAACACACTAAAG ccAACAGAGGAGCGGCCACAAGCAAAGAGCACAGGTGTGTTCCAGGATGAGGAGCTGCTGTTCAGTCAGAAGCAGCAGAAGGACAATGACCCAGATGTTGACCTGTTTGCCACCTCTGAGAAAGCTGCG AGCTCCAAGCTCAGCTCAGTGAAGCCGGCAGCACAAAGTCTGTTTGCAGATGAGGATGAGGAAGACCTCTTCAGCTCTATCAAGACAAAAGCTCCTCCTCCG aaaGTAGCAGAGAAGCCCAGGACACCTAATGACAGTGCACCACTAGCAAGTCCAGAATCTTTATCAGAGATTCAG AAACCTGCACCAAGCCCTGTAAAACCTAAAGATTCCTCATCAAGGATTGGGAAACTTCAA GCCAATCTGATGATCAACCCCGCTGCGTTGCTCCCTGGTGCTGTCCCCAGTACGCAAGGAGCTGTAAGTGTACTCCCTGGCATGGTTTTTAGTTCCTCCTCTGGGGTGTCCAGCTCCAGCATGAGCCCCAGCCCCGCCACAACTCCTGTAGAAGCCCAGACAGACTGTGAGAGAGGAGTGAGCTTCGACGCCCCAGTCCAGGCTACAACACTGCAGAGCGCACACAAG AGTCGTGCCAAAGGTTCTGTACAACGGAGACCCCAGTCCAGAGCAGCGAGGCAGCAAGCGGCCCAAAGAGCTTTAAAGGATAAAGAAGAGACTGTGGGTGGAGATGTTCCCGGGCCGAACCCCAGTCTGTCTGGTTTAGCCTTACCGCCACCAGACAGGTCCAGCCAGACACGTGCCAGTCCGACACTACCTAACTCAGCTGCACCCGCAGCCTTGCCCGCCTCCTTACCTCaatcctctctctctgaaatctCCCCCAGACCCTCTGTGCTGACACTGCCAGTATCCACAAACGCTGGAAAGAAAGAATCCAGTAAAGACAGCAGCAATACCAAGGTGCTGCCGTCTTCTCATGAGGATGACCTTTTTGGCTCTGCCGGTCTGTTTGGGGCCACATCAGTCCCTAACACATCCTCCACCAGACAGACTACCAAGACTACACAACCTCATGCCAGTAGTGGGGTGGGATtgaagaaagacaaagacaaaagcaCCCCCCCATCCATTTTTGATGCCAACACTGATGACCTTTTCCAAAAGGTCAAACCAAGGTCAACTACTAAGAAAGCAATGGCCTCGTCCTTTTTGGAAgaagatgaggatgatgatgacatCTTTAGAGTGAGCAACAGCTCCACTCCCATATCACCAAGTAGTAAAGAAATCAAGAACAGCAGTAGTTTTTCAAAGCAGGGCATCTTTGAG GATGAAGTAGCCACTGTGCCTAAAGTTCACAAGAAGCACAAAGAGAAGACCCTTGATGCCAGCTTGTTCGATGACAACATAGACATTTTTGCTGACCTGACGGACACTTTAAAACCAAAACAGAGGTCCAAGACGAAGGGAGAGACCAAGTCAATATTTGATGATGACATGG ATGACATCTTCTCACCAAGCACAGTTAAACCAGTGACGAAGGCTGCCCATAAATCAAAGAAAACACCACTGTCTCAGGAGACCAATACAGCAGCGGATTCAAGCGACATATTTGATGATCCACTTAATGCTCTTAGTGGAAAGTGA